From the genome of Bicyclus anynana chromosome 20, ilBicAnyn1.1, whole genome shotgun sequence, one region includes:
- the LOC112046734 gene encoding NADH dehydrogenase [ubiquinone] iron-sulfur protein 5, producing the protein MSISPFLRNPVTDITGGLVSHQMLGSCQKQEIRYMDCLEAYGLDRGRVKCSELFEDFHECQTKTKQFKRFVAMRKERDRQIAEGKLKGDEKYLSPRIDSF; encoded by the exons ATGTCTATCTCACCATTCCTCCGAAATCCAGTCACTGACATCACTGGTGGGTTAGTATCCCATCAGATGCTGGGCAGTTGTCAGAAGCAAGAGATTCGCTACATGGACTGTTTGGAGGCCTATGGGCTTGACCGCGGCAGGGTGAAGTGCTCCGAGTTATTCGAGGACTTTCACGAATGTCAAACGAAGACCAAGCAGTTCAAAAGATTTGTG GCAATGAGGAAGGAAAGGGATCGTCAGATTGCAGAAGGGAAGCTCAAAGGAGATGAAAAATATTTGAGCCCAAGAATAGACAGTTTCTAA
- the LOC112046743 gene encoding NADH dehydrogenase [ubiquinone] iron-sulfur protein 5-like, with translation MGELSPAFRNIFTDITGGIVDHQQLGRCARQELEFRDCMEAYGWDRGLIKCKHLLEEFQECQTNRKQFLRFMAMRRERDRKIACGELTGDKQYVSPRIDSF, from the exons ATGGGGGAACTTTCACCGGCATTTCGAAATATTTTCACTGACATCACAGGCGGTATAGTGGACCATCAGCAGCTGGGCAGGTGCGCAAGACAAGAGCTTGAGTTCAGGGATTGTATGGAAGCCTACGGTTGGGACCGCGGCCTCATCAAGTGTAAGCATCTGTTAGAAGAGTTTCAAGAGTGCCAGACTAACAGGAAACAATTCTTGcgttttatg GCAATGCGTAGAGAGCGCGACAGGAAAATAGCTTGCGGGGAGCTTACTGGAGACAAACAGTATGTGTCACCGAGAATAGACAGCTTCTAA